The nucleotide sequence CACGGGATCGCTCGGCACGGCCATCTCCGAGGCGGTGGAGCGCGCGCTGAACATCCCCGAGAACAAGGGGCGCTACACGCTGGGCAGCGTGCTCAACCAGGTGGTGCTGCACCAGTCGGTCATCGGGTTGGAGAGCTACGCCGCTTTTCAAGAGCTGGGCGAGTACCCGGACGTGGTGATAGGGTGCGCGGGCGGCGGGTCGAACCTGGGCGGCCTCATCGCGCCGTTCATGCGCGACACGCTGCGCGGCGAGCGTCCCGACACGCGCTTCGTGGCCGTGGAGCCTGCGAGCTGCCCCTCGCTCACGCGCGGGCGCTACGCCTACGACTTCGCCGACACGGGCCAGACGTGCCCGCTTGCCAAGATGTACACGCTTGGCAACGGCTTCCAGCCCAGCGCCGATCACGCCGGCGGCCTGCGCTACCACGGCATGAGCCCCATCGTGTCGAAGTTGAAGCACGATGGCTACCTGGAGGCCGTGGCCGTGAGGCAGACCGACGTGTTCGCCGCCGCCGTGGAGTTCGCGCGCTTGGAGACTATCCTGCCCGCGCCCGAGAGCGCGCACGCCATCTTCCAGGCCATGGAGGAGGCGCGCCGCTGCGCCGAGACGGGGGAGGCCAAGACCATCCTGTTCGGCCTCACCGGCACCGGCTACTTCGACATGAAGGCCTACGACGCCTTCAACAAGGGCGAGATGGTCGACCACGAGCCCACCGACGAGGAGCTGGAAGCCGGCTTCGCCACCATCCCGCACATCGAGGGCCTGCAGTAGGAGGCGGCCCTCGGCCGAGGCCGGAGGAGGGGCGTCCCCCCCCCGGCCACCCGGCCGCGGCCGCGCTCCCCGCTTGGCAACGGGCGCGATGCCTGTCGGGGGCGCCACACCATGCGAGCGGGTCGCCTGGGCTGGGAGCTGCGTCGCGTTACGCGGGAGCCCTGCGCTCGAGCTTCGCACGGGGGACGCCGCACTGCACGGGGATCGCACCAAGCGGGAGCTCCGTAAAGCGCAGGGGCGCCGCCCCGGGTAGGGAGCCGCGCCGCGCAGGTGATGGCTGTCTCCGCATAGGCCGGTGTTTTTGTCACGCGAAACCGTCCTTCCTGTCAAAAAAGAGCCGGTTTGGCAATCGAGAAGCGCGTTTCGAGGCGCCTTTCGACAGGTCGCCTCGAGAAAGGCCAGGTCGCCTTTTTGAGCGTTACGTTGTCGATTGCCAAACCGGCTCTTTTTTGACAGGAAAGGCCGGAATCGGCGGCAGATCCCGGCCTTTCGCTCGCGAGGGCGGCCTGCGGTTCCGGCAGCGTCCCCTGGCGCGCTGCGAACGGGGATTCACCCGCCGTGCAGCGGGTCCATCAGGCGGGGCTTCGCTAGGCTCGCCCGCCCG is from Gordonibacter urolithinfaciens and encodes:
- a CDS encoding TrpB-like pyridoxal phosphate-dependent enzyme; protein product: MTENAPHRLYLREDQIPAQWYNLRADMPEKPEPIRLPNGAVARPEDLASVFCDELVAQELDDDTAYFDIPEPVREMYRIYRPSPLCRAYNLERALGTPAKIYYKFEGNNTSGSHKLNSAIAQAYYAKAQELTGITTETGAGQWGTALAEAADHFGLNLDVFMVKCSYEQKPFRRNIMETFKANVTPSPSDTTAIGRKMLSEHPDSTGSLGTAISEAVERALNIPENKGRYTLGSVLNQVVLHQSVIGLESYAAFQELGEYPDVVIGCAGGGSNLGGLIAPFMRDTLRGERPDTRFVAVEPASCPSLTRGRYAYDFADTGQTCPLAKMYTLGNGFQPSADHAGGLRYHGMSPIVSKLKHDGYLEAVAVRQTDVFAAAVEFARLETILPAPESAHAIFQAMEEARRCAETGEAKTILFGLTGTGYFDMKAYDAFNKGEMVDHEPTDEELEAGFATIPHIEGLQ